Proteins found in one Bicyclus anynana chromosome 26, ilBicAnyn1.1, whole genome shotgun sequence genomic segment:
- the LOC112053407 gene encoding myb-related transcription factor, partner of profilin-like — translation MAETSRRRVSYGQLEQLWEFLNANKGIATGYNKTSQARDFSKRMWENIAQNLNSHGDGAIKDWKGWSKYWNDYKSKLKKLAVAARASHQQTGGGAPLNRALTEIENKFLYILGEDFGSGLPGIRVEPLETLNETTNFINSEATNSVVSESILDLPMVILEEEPGPGPSSSRLSPPQPDSHPLPTSPPLPTTPPRAVTPRPVPISTPRRSPRRRRRRVTPLTQDAARRELIRISDRRAEIEEANRDTLIKLLEEIRGIKEMLLSRYVERPRDEV, via the exons ATGGC aGAAACATCGAGACGCCGAGTTAGCTACGGTCAGCTAGAGCAGTTATGGGAATTTTTAAATGCCAACAAAGGTATAGCTACAGGCTATAATAAAACGTCCCAAGCTagagatttttcaaaaaggaTGTGGGAGAATATAGCCCAAAATTTGAATTCGCATGGAGATGGCGCTATAAAAGATTGGAAAGGATGGAGTAAA TACTGGAATGACTACAAGTCTAAATTGAAAAAGTTGGCTGTAGCTGCTAGAGCATCACACCAGCAGACAGGCGGAGGGGCTCCTTTGAATCGCGCTTTAACTGAAATAGAGAATAAGTTTCTCTATATCTTAGGAGAAGATTTTGGCTCTGGCCTGCCAGGAATAAGGGTAGAGCCATTGGAA acaTTAAATGAAACTACAAACTTTATTAATTCAGAAGCAActaattcagtagtttctgaaAGCATATTGGACTTGCCGATGGTGATATTGGAAGAAGAGCCTGGACCTGGACCATCATCATCAAGATTATCACCTCCTCAACCTGATTCACATCCTTTACCAACGTCACCTCCATTACCTACAACTCCCCCCAGGGCTGTAACTCCTAGACCAGTTCCCATTAGCACTCCTAGACGCTCACCACGTCGCCGCAGACGCCGCGTGACCCCATTGACGCAAGATGCGGCTCGGAGAGAGCTTATTAGGATATCCGACAGAAGGGCAGAAATAGAAGAAGCCAACAGAGATACTTTGATAAAACTTTTAGAAGAAATAAGAGGAATAAAAGAAATGCTTTTGTCAAG GTATGTCGAGCGTCCCAGAGATGAAGTATAA
- the LOC128199528 gene encoding uncharacterized protein LOC128199528 isoform X2 produces MGLFKCCVGGCNATSETQKLYSFPKNDNLRSLWLSFLVPTNSLLIGLSKDQLIRKRVCEKHFDKQQFDEEGKRLRYSYPCLLTDVEIAHGEPRPSTGAVLNSLNDHNYYKEDSDEHDDVTDALLVIGRAAEVLEQHSCSYNKEVESLATSVQSLSQSTRKLKTFQKKKKSQHNMLIKKLESSKKKFIEQVTEISSETLDKTFKERIEKATLYGTNIRLFKNFDYLNKQAQKFLMMQLRVCRLKKHVRRFSLDEKLLSLTLMKQSPKSYKLLENIFNLPTKRTLNRLSEKIEIEPGLNFKVFEFIRNKIKNWNTDKKLCTIVFDEISLTPHLTYNEKSDEIYGFVDVAEERKKRFCDHALVFMVRGICSPWRQCIAFYFCEGTVSAAALQNIIKQLVSQTVLTGLIPIALVCDQGSTFRTAIKAFREDTVRNRNIQNIKNDGTINIAGQNLSVFFDPPHLLKGIRNNFLNKNIIWKGKKATWKDIEFIFDVDSKLGHTRALPKLTEHHVNPDKIKKMKVSVAAQALSARTAAMLKYTNAVSNLHTGHSSTMETTAEVVAFIDKLFDSVNCKPGCAKKGKLRKAVKNNSKHHSFWTEAIEIIKELKFEDSSSKIAVKAGRPRLVRVPSLEGWITTLESFIRISKLLFEKYSIEYFYPRFINQDPLENFFGRIRSLNYRNINPDANTFLHAFKSLVLTNLLSPHSKFANCEVDDGDSLLDVNFLFESSSNDKENRFKMPSTSQQQQQQILDHNSPSGSLKDEIILEKIKVQCSAYTAGFLCRKLTKKNQCKSCLKTYTSSSTNENIYAYIKFREYEMLKNDNLAYPSENFIMMYRDGSNLIHKYLNKNACEKNIGKNLKKMLNKSLRFSWLGCCSSHTEILKSVFFNSIIRLHVHNWCNIINKILKGDIKQKYVSKMADIHKSAYEKYKKLVLRNKSV; encoded by the exons ATGGGACTATTTAAGTGTTGTGTCGGTGGTTGTAATGCAACCAGTGAGACACAAAAACTCTATAGTTTTCCCAAGAACGATAATTTAAGAAGTTTGTGGCTATCCTTCTTAGTGCCTACTAATTCTCTTCTCATTGGACTCTCTAAAGATCAATTGATTAGAAAGCGTGTTTGTGAGAAACATTTCGACAAACAGCAGTTTGACGAAGAAGGTAAAAGACTTCGGTATTCGTATCCGTGCTTACTTACGGATGTCGAAATAGCACACGGGGAACCACGTCCTTCCACTGGAGCTg TTCTAAACTCTTTGAAcgatcataattattacaaagagGATAGTGATGAGCACGATGATGTAACAGACGCTCTATTGGTCATTGGGAGAGCAG CTGAAGTCTTAGAACAACATTCTTGTTCTTATAATAAAGAAGTGGAAAGTCTTGCTACGTCTGTGCAGTCTCTCTCTCAGTCAACACGAAAGttaaaaacttttcaaaaaaagaagaagagccAACACA atatgctaataaaaaaactggaatcaagtaaaaagaaatttattgaACAAGTTACAGAAATTTCATCAGAAACTTTGGATAAAACGTTCAAAGAAAGAATTGAAAAAGCCACATTGTATGGAACAAAtataagattatttaaaaattttgattatttgaaCAAACAAGCACAAAAGTTTTTAATGATGcaattacgagtatgtaggcTAAAGAAACACGTGAGACGCTTTAGCTTGGATGAAAAGCTATTATCTTTAACTTTAATGAAGCAAAGTCCAAAATCatataaattgttagaaaatatatttaatttacctaCAAAGAGGACATTAAATCGTCTCTCAGAGAAGATAGAAATTGAACCAGGATTGAACTTCAAAGTTTTTGAattcataagaaataaaataaaaaattggaaTACAGATAAAAAACTATGCACCATTGTCTTTGATGAAATATCGTTAACACCACATCTTACATATAATGAAAAAAGTGATGAAATTTATGGTTTTGTGGATGTAGCTGAAGAAAGGAAAAAAAGGTTTTGTGATCATGCATTAGTTTTTATGGTCAGAGGAATATGTTCACCGTGGAGACAATGTatagcattttatttttgtgaaggAACTGTATCAGCAGCTGCgttgcaaaatataataaagcaaCTGGTCTCCCAAACAGTTCTGACTGGGCTCATACCAATAGCATTGGTTTGTGACCAAGGATCAACATTTAGAACAGCTATCAAAGCTTTCAGAGAAGACACTGTTAGAAATCGAAATAttcagaatataaaaaatg atGGAACCATAAACATTGCTGGGCAGAATTTGAGTGTCTTCTTTGATCCGCCTCATCTCCTTAAAGGAATACGGAATAACTTCCTcaacaaaaacattatttgGAAAGGAAAAAAAGCCACATGGAAAGACATTGAATTTATATTTGATGTGGACAGTAAATTGGGACACACCAGAGCTTTGCCTAAATTGACAGAGCATCATGTCAACcctgacaaaattaaaaaaatgaaagtcAGTGTTGCAGCTCAAGCCTTAAGTGCCCGAACTGCTGCCATGTTGAAATATACAAATGCAGTTT CTAATTTACACACTGGACACTCTAGCACCATGGAAACAACAGCTGAAGTCGTTGCATTTATTGATAAGCTTTTTGACAGTGTCAATTGTAAACCTGGTTGTgcaaaaaaaggaaaattacGAAAGGCAGTAAAGAATAATTCTAAACATCACTCATTTTGGACAGAAGCCATAGAgataattaaagaattaaaatttgAGGACAGTAGCAGTAAAATTGCTGTTAAAGCAGGAAGGCCTCGACTTGTGCGTGTTCCATCCTTAGAAGGTTGGATAACAACCTTAGAAAGTTTCATTAGAATATCTAAGttattgtttgaaaaatatAGCATCGAATATTTTTACCCAAGGTTTATTAACCAGGACCCACTGGAAAATTTTTTTGGTAGGATAAGGTCTCTGAATTATAGGAATATAAACCCAGATGCAAATACATTTCTGCATGCATTTAAATCATTGGTATTAACCAATTTGTTGAGTCCTCACTCAAAATTTGCCAACTGTGAAGTGGATGATGGCGATTCATTGCTAgatgtaaattttttatttgaaagttctTCTAATGATAAAGAAAACCGTTTTAAAATGCCATCCACTTCACAACAGCAACAACAACAGATACTAGACCATAACAGTCCAAGTGGGTCTTTAAAAGACGAAATTATActggaaaaaataaaagttcagtGCTCAGCCTATACGGCTGGGTTCTTATGCcgtaaattaactaaaaaaaatcaatgtaagAGCTGCCTAAAAACATATACAAGCAGCTctacaaatgaaaatatttatgcttatataaaatttagagAATACGAAATGCTCAAAAATGATAATTTAGCATATCCTAGTGAAAACTTTATTATGATGTACAGGGATGGAAgtaatttaatacataaatatttaaataaaaatgcttgtgaaaaaaatattgggaaaaatttaaagaaaatgctAAATAAAAGTTTGAGGTTTTCCTGGTTGGGGTGCTGTTCTTCACAcacagaaatattaaaaagtgtattttttaatagtataatAAGATTACATGTCCACAATTGgtgcaatattataaataaaattttgaaaggggatatcaaacaaaaatatgtgTCCAAAATGGCTGATATACATAAATCTGCctacgaaaaatataaaaagctcGTACTCCGAAATAAAagcgtttaa
- the LOC128199528 gene encoding uncharacterized protein LOC128199528 isoform X1 encodes MGLFKCCVGGCNATSETQKLYSFPKNDNLRSLWLSFLVPTNSLLIGLSKDQLIRKRVCEKHFDKQQFDEEGKRLRYSYPCLLTDVEIAHGEPRPSTGAVLNSLNDHNYYKEDSDEHDDVTDALLVIGRAGENFHEHSYSQPVISGTTNQRAEVLEQHSCSYNKEVESLATSVQSLSQSTRKLKTFQKKKKSQHNMLIKKLESSKKKFIEQVTEISSETLDKTFKERIEKATLYGTNIRLFKNFDYLNKQAQKFLMMQLRVCRLKKHVRRFSLDEKLLSLTLMKQSPKSYKLLENIFNLPTKRTLNRLSEKIEIEPGLNFKVFEFIRNKIKNWNTDKKLCTIVFDEISLTPHLTYNEKSDEIYGFVDVAEERKKRFCDHALVFMVRGICSPWRQCIAFYFCEGTVSAAALQNIIKQLVSQTVLTGLIPIALVCDQGSTFRTAIKAFREDTVRNRNIQNIKNDGTINIAGQNLSVFFDPPHLLKGIRNNFLNKNIIWKGKKATWKDIEFIFDVDSKLGHTRALPKLTEHHVNPDKIKKMKVSVAAQALSARTAAMLKYTNAVSNLHTGHSSTMETTAEVVAFIDKLFDSVNCKPGCAKKGKLRKAVKNNSKHHSFWTEAIEIIKELKFEDSSSKIAVKAGRPRLVRVPSLEGWITTLESFIRISKLLFEKYSIEYFYPRFINQDPLENFFGRIRSLNYRNINPDANTFLHAFKSLVLTNLLSPHSKFANCEVDDGDSLLDVNFLFESSSNDKENRFKMPSTSQQQQQQILDHNSPSGSLKDEIILEKIKVQCSAYTAGFLCRKLTKKNQCKSCLKTYTSSSTNENIYAYIKFREYEMLKNDNLAYPSENFIMMYRDGSNLIHKYLNKNACEKNIGKNLKKMLNKSLRFSWLGCCSSHTEILKSVFFNSIIRLHVHNWCNIINKILKGDIKQKYVSKMADIHKSAYEKYKKLVLRNKSV; translated from the exons ATGGGACTATTTAAGTGTTGTGTCGGTGGTTGTAATGCAACCAGTGAGACACAAAAACTCTATAGTTTTCCCAAGAACGATAATTTAAGAAGTTTGTGGCTATCCTTCTTAGTGCCTACTAATTCTCTTCTCATTGGACTCTCTAAAGATCAATTGATTAGAAAGCGTGTTTGTGAGAAACATTTCGACAAACAGCAGTTTGACGAAGAAGGTAAAAGACTTCGGTATTCGTATCCGTGCTTACTTACGGATGTCGAAATAGCACACGGGGAACCACGTCCTTCCACTGGAGCTg TTCTAAACTCTTTGAAcgatcataattattacaaagagGATAGTGATGAGCACGATGATGTAACAGACGCTCTATTGGTCATTGGGAGAGCAG GTGAGAACTTTCATGAACACTCATATTCTCAACCTGTCATATCTGGTACAACAAATCAAAGAG CTGAAGTCTTAGAACAACATTCTTGTTCTTATAATAAAGAAGTGGAAAGTCTTGCTACGTCTGTGCAGTCTCTCTCTCAGTCAACACGAAAGttaaaaacttttcaaaaaaagaagaagagccAACACA atatgctaataaaaaaactggaatcaagtaaaaagaaatttattgaACAAGTTACAGAAATTTCATCAGAAACTTTGGATAAAACGTTCAAAGAAAGAATTGAAAAAGCCACATTGTATGGAACAAAtataagattatttaaaaattttgattatttgaaCAAACAAGCACAAAAGTTTTTAATGATGcaattacgagtatgtaggcTAAAGAAACACGTGAGACGCTTTAGCTTGGATGAAAAGCTATTATCTTTAACTTTAATGAAGCAAAGTCCAAAATCatataaattgttagaaaatatatttaatttacctaCAAAGAGGACATTAAATCGTCTCTCAGAGAAGATAGAAATTGAACCAGGATTGAACTTCAAAGTTTTTGAattcataagaaataaaataaaaaattggaaTACAGATAAAAAACTATGCACCATTGTCTTTGATGAAATATCGTTAACACCACATCTTACATATAATGAAAAAAGTGATGAAATTTATGGTTTTGTGGATGTAGCTGAAGAAAGGAAAAAAAGGTTTTGTGATCATGCATTAGTTTTTATGGTCAGAGGAATATGTTCACCGTGGAGACAATGTatagcattttatttttgtgaaggAACTGTATCAGCAGCTGCgttgcaaaatataataaagcaaCTGGTCTCCCAAACAGTTCTGACTGGGCTCATACCAATAGCATTGGTTTGTGACCAAGGATCAACATTTAGAACAGCTATCAAAGCTTTCAGAGAAGACACTGTTAGAAATCGAAATAttcagaatataaaaaatg atGGAACCATAAACATTGCTGGGCAGAATTTGAGTGTCTTCTTTGATCCGCCTCATCTCCTTAAAGGAATACGGAATAACTTCCTcaacaaaaacattatttgGAAAGGAAAAAAAGCCACATGGAAAGACATTGAATTTATATTTGATGTGGACAGTAAATTGGGACACACCAGAGCTTTGCCTAAATTGACAGAGCATCATGTCAACcctgacaaaattaaaaaaatgaaagtcAGTGTTGCAGCTCAAGCCTTAAGTGCCCGAACTGCTGCCATGTTGAAATATACAAATGCAGTTT CTAATTTACACACTGGACACTCTAGCACCATGGAAACAACAGCTGAAGTCGTTGCATTTATTGATAAGCTTTTTGACAGTGTCAATTGTAAACCTGGTTGTgcaaaaaaaggaaaattacGAAAGGCAGTAAAGAATAATTCTAAACATCACTCATTTTGGACAGAAGCCATAGAgataattaaagaattaaaatttgAGGACAGTAGCAGTAAAATTGCTGTTAAAGCAGGAAGGCCTCGACTTGTGCGTGTTCCATCCTTAGAAGGTTGGATAACAACCTTAGAAAGTTTCATTAGAATATCTAAGttattgtttgaaaaatatAGCATCGAATATTTTTACCCAAGGTTTATTAACCAGGACCCACTGGAAAATTTTTTTGGTAGGATAAGGTCTCTGAATTATAGGAATATAAACCCAGATGCAAATACATTTCTGCATGCATTTAAATCATTGGTATTAACCAATTTGTTGAGTCCTCACTCAAAATTTGCCAACTGTGAAGTGGATGATGGCGATTCATTGCTAgatgtaaattttttatttgaaagttctTCTAATGATAAAGAAAACCGTTTTAAAATGCCATCCACTTCACAACAGCAACAACAACAGATACTAGACCATAACAGTCCAAGTGGGTCTTTAAAAGACGAAATTATActggaaaaaataaaagttcagtGCTCAGCCTATACGGCTGGGTTCTTATGCcgtaaattaactaaaaaaaatcaatgtaagAGCTGCCTAAAAACATATACAAGCAGCTctacaaatgaaaatatttatgcttatataaaatttagagAATACGAAATGCTCAAAAATGATAATTTAGCATATCCTAGTGAAAACTTTATTATGATGTACAGGGATGGAAgtaatttaatacataaatatttaaataaaaatgcttgtgaaaaaaatattgggaaaaatttaaagaaaatgctAAATAAAAGTTTGAGGTTTTCCTGGTTGGGGTGCTGTTCTTCACAcacagaaatattaaaaagtgtattttttaatagtataatAAGATTACATGTCCACAATTGgtgcaatattataaataaaattttgaaaggggatatcaaacaaaaatatgtgTCCAAAATGGCTGATATACATAAATCTGCctacgaaaaatataaaaagctcGTACTCCGAAATAAAagcgtttaa